Proteins from a single region of Fusarium verticillioides 7600 chromosome Unknown supercont3.29, whole genome shotgun sequence:
- a CDS encoding hypothetical protein (At least one base has a quality score < 10), producing MMFVYKEYVETASSSNYTAVRVPYATEPDSSPVALVAWLPNPGITIRSLLEQLSTTKSEGPSFRRRKLTKFGFPKFETRSKVSLMDELAGLGFPIKANYPEMGSGPTEVTAISHEASIKVDEEGAEATAATVVMVARKRSTVVNEEVLVFDRPFLYLIEAGENRHVIMCGVFSVPG from the coding sequence ATGATGTTTGTTTACAAGGAATATGTTGAAACAGCATCCAGCAGCAATTATACCGCTGTCCGAGTTCCGTATGCCACGGAACCAGACTCTTCACCGGTGGCCTTGGTGGCATGGCTTCCCAATCCTGGAATTACAATAAGGTCACTCCTCGAGCAGTTATCCACGACCAAGTCAGAAGGTCCTTCGTTCCGGAGGAGGAAATTGACTAAATTTGGGTTTCCCAAATTTGAAACCAGAAGCAAGGTCTCGCTGATGGATGAGCTGGCAGGTCTTGGGTTTCCGATCAAAGCCAACTATCCTGAAATGGGATCTGGACCCACGGAGGTCACGGCCATCAGCCATGAGGCCtccatcaaggttgacgaggaagGGGCTGAAGCGACAGCGGCGACTGTCGTCATGGTGGCGCGGAAACGCTCTACGGTGGTCAACGAGGAGGTCCTGGTATTCGACAGACCGTTCCTGTACCTAATAGAAGCTGGAGAAAATCGGCACGTAATTATGTGCGGTGTGTTCTCTGTtccaggatga